The Aquila chrysaetos chrysaetos chromosome 6, bAquChr1.4, whole genome shotgun sequence genome window below encodes:
- the TNFRSF25 gene encoding tumor necrosis factor receptor superfamily member 25 isoform X2: MKRCCPGAAWVILAALSLAASELQPPGCRDRAVPQGRWVLVRPPSRPRRHATRPPCPAGTNWIEGAHQCCALCPAGTFLHSPCSSRGNDSVCTACPAGTFSAQPNTFPECQACYECDRQAFQSVLSNCSATSNVACGCEPGRFRDCLDERCSEFSCRQCQPCTGRLIQRPCSEAQDALCGSCKPDFYAEGGECRPCSASAPETCGKECQRACGGSGGRGSGLEYILLALTGPFFLGALAIYHKRKRLRHDALADSPLPTPQAAAPAARAAAAPWYQVSARGWDGLHWTRPCSPQVTALAGGAAKQSPEHRALLREQPGGVARLGGEAEPPAAPEPRGALLQGSQLYAVINAVPVRRWKEFMRVLELREAEIELVELEVAHIRDQQYEMLKRWCQQTSATLDRVFAALERMELAGCAEALRRSLLAGP; the protein is encoded by the exons ATGAAGCGCTGCTGTCCGGGGGCGGCTTGG GTGATCCTGGCAGCCCTGAGTCTGGCAGCGAGTGAATTGCAGCCCCCAGGGTGCCGGGACCGCGCCGTGCCGCAGGGGCGGTGGGTCCTGGTGCGGCCGCCCAGCCGCCCGCGGAGGCACGCCACCAGACCCCCATGCCCCGCCGGGACGAACTGGATCGAGGGGGCTCACCAGTGCTGTGCCCTGTGTCCCGCAG GGACATTCCTGCACAGCCCCTGCTCGAGCCGCGGCAACGACAGCGTCTGCACCGCCTGTCCCGCCGGCACCTTCAGCGCCCAGCCCAACACCTTCCCCGAGTGCCAGGCTTGCTACGAGTGCGACCGCCAAG CTTTCCAGAGCGTGTTGAGCAACTGCTCGGCCACCAGCAACGTCGCCTGCGGCTGCGAGCCCGGCCGCTTCCGCGACTGCCTTGACGAGCGCTGCAGCGAGTTCTCCTGCCGGCAGTGCCAGCCCTGCACCGGGCGGCTCATCCAGCGGCCCT gcTCGGAGGCGCAGGACGCGCTCTGCGGCAGCTGCAAGCCTGACTTCTACGCTGAGGGCGGCGAGTGTCGGCCGTGCAGCGC GAGCGCCCCGGAGACGTGCGGCAAGGAGTGCCAGCGGGCGtgcggcggcagcggcggccgaG GCTCGGGGCTGGAGTACATCCTGCTGGCGCTCACCGGGCCCTTCTTCCTCGGTGCCCTTGCCATCTACCACAAGAGGAAGCGGCTCCGGCACGATGCCCTGGCAGacagccccctccccacgccGCAGGCGGCCGCTCCCGCGGCCAGGGCTGCGGCCGCGCCGTGGTACCAGGTCAGTGCCCGGGGGTGGGACGGCCTGCACTGGACCCGGCCGTGCTCCCCCCAGGTGACGGCGCTTGCCGGCGGTGCGGCGAAGCAGAGCCCCGAGCACCGGGCCTTACTGCGGGAGCAGCCCGGCGGCGTGGCGCGGCTGGGCGGCGAGGCggagccgcccgccgccccAGAGCCCCGCGGCgccctgctgcagggcagccaACTCTACGCCGTCATCAACGCGGTGCCGGTGAGGCGCTGGAAGGAGTTCATGCGGGTGCTGGAGCTGCGGGAGGCGGAGATCGAGCTGGTGGAGCTGGAGGTGGCCCACATCCGCGACCAGCAGTACGAGATGCTGAAGCGCTGGTGCCAGCAGACCAGCGCCACGCTCGACCGCGTCTTCGCCGCCCTGGAGCGCATGGAGCTGGCCGGCTGCGCCGAGGCACTGCGCCGGAGCCTGCTGGCGGGCCCCTGA
- the TNFRSF25 gene encoding tumor necrosis factor receptor superfamily member 25 isoform X1, whose amino-acid sequence MKRCCPGAAWVILAALSLAASELQPPGCRDRAVPQGRWVLVRPPSRPRRHATRPPCPAGTNWIEGAHQCCALCPAGEGRLAGAAWHGMPGHTGHVGPDGRAPCHPTVPTGTFLHSPCSSRGNDSVCTACPAGTFSAQPNTFPECQACYECDRQAFQSVLSNCSATSNVACGCEPGRFRDCLDERCSEFSCRQCQPCTGRLIQRPCSEAQDALCGSCKPDFYAEGGECRPCSASAPETCGKECQRACGGSGGRGSGLEYILLALTGPFFLGALAIYHKRKRLRHDALADSPLPTPQAAAPAARAAAAPWYQVSARGWDGLHWTRPCSPQVTALAGGAAKQSPEHRALLREQPGGVARLGGEAEPPAAPEPRGALLQGSQLYAVINAVPVRRWKEFMRVLELREAEIELVELEVAHIRDQQYEMLKRWCQQTSATLDRVFAALERMELAGCAEALRRSLLAGP is encoded by the exons ATGAAGCGCTGCTGTCCGGGGGCGGCTTGG GTGATCCTGGCAGCCCTGAGTCTGGCAGCGAGTGAATTGCAGCCCCCAGGGTGCCGGGACCGCGCCGTGCCGCAGGGGCGGTGGGTCCTGGTGCGGCCGCCCAGCCGCCCGCGGAGGCACGCCACCAGACCCCCATGCCCCGCCGGGACGAACTGGATCGAGGGGGCTCACCAGTGCTGTGCCCTGTGTCCCGCAGGTGAGGGCCGCCTGGCCGGCGCGGCATGGCACGGCATGCCGGGGCACACTGGGCACGTCGGCCCAGATGGTCGTGCTCCCTGTCACCCCACTGTCCCCACAGGGACATTCCTGCACAGCCCCTGCTCGAGCCGCGGCAACGACAGCGTCTGCACCGCCTGTCCCGCCGGCACCTTCAGCGCCCAGCCCAACACCTTCCCCGAGTGCCAGGCTTGCTACGAGTGCGACCGCCAAG CTTTCCAGAGCGTGTTGAGCAACTGCTCGGCCACCAGCAACGTCGCCTGCGGCTGCGAGCCCGGCCGCTTCCGCGACTGCCTTGACGAGCGCTGCAGCGAGTTCTCCTGCCGGCAGTGCCAGCCCTGCACCGGGCGGCTCATCCAGCGGCCCT gcTCGGAGGCGCAGGACGCGCTCTGCGGCAGCTGCAAGCCTGACTTCTACGCTGAGGGCGGCGAGTGTCGGCCGTGCAGCGC GAGCGCCCCGGAGACGTGCGGCAAGGAGTGCCAGCGGGCGtgcggcggcagcggcggccgaG GCTCGGGGCTGGAGTACATCCTGCTGGCGCTCACCGGGCCCTTCTTCCTCGGTGCCCTTGCCATCTACCACAAGAGGAAGCGGCTCCGGCACGATGCCCTGGCAGacagccccctccccacgccGCAGGCGGCCGCTCCCGCGGCCAGGGCTGCGGCCGCGCCGTGGTACCAGGTCAGTGCCCGGGGGTGGGACGGCCTGCACTGGACCCGGCCGTGCTCCCCCCAGGTGACGGCGCTTGCCGGCGGTGCGGCGAAGCAGAGCCCCGAGCACCGGGCCTTACTGCGGGAGCAGCCCGGCGGCGTGGCGCGGCTGGGCGGCGAGGCggagccgcccgccgccccAGAGCCCCGCGGCgccctgctgcagggcagccaACTCTACGCCGTCATCAACGCGGTGCCGGTGAGGCGCTGGAAGGAGTTCATGCGGGTGCTGGAGCTGCGGGAGGCGGAGATCGAGCTGGTGGAGCTGGAGGTGGCCCACATCCGCGACCAGCAGTACGAGATGCTGAAGCGCTGGTGCCAGCAGACCAGCGCCACGCTCGACCGCGTCTTCGCCGCCCTGGAGCGCATGGAGCTGGCCGGCTGCGCCGAGGCACTGCGCCGGAGCCTGCTGGCGGGCCCCTGA